A window of the Phragmites australis chromosome 20, lpPhrAust1.1, whole genome shotgun sequence genome harbors these coding sequences:
- the LOC133902126 gene encoding uncharacterized protein LOC133902126 has product MAASNSNGSGKNGTSPLDAMGAFFSKQVERRKLVTSEKQALSTRLSASGDTFPGSDHRPGDRKRWMAELGADKVRVHQVVWPGTHDSATNKIGIPFVTRPFAQCQSMSVYEQLATGARVIDVRVQEDRRVCHGVLPTYPVDVVLDDVRRFLGETESEVVILEIRTEFGKEDPPEFDKFLIEQLGEHLIPQDEAVFHKTISELLPRRVICVWKPRKSPAPKPGEPLWSAGYLKDNWIDTDLPETKFESNIKFLEQQRPVADRRFFYRVENTVTPKADNPVLCVWPVTKRIHGYARLFIAEVFAKGLGDKLQVFSTDFIDGDFVDACAGVTKARVEGTA; this is encoded by the coding sequence ATGGCTGCCTCCAATAGCAACGGCTCTGGCAAGAACGGCACCAGCCCGCTGGACGCCATGGGCGCCTTCTTCTCGAAGCAGGTCGAGCGGCGCAAGCTGGTCACCAGCGAGAAGCAGGCGCTGTCCACGCGGCTGTCAGCGTCCGGCGACACTTTCCCGGGCTCGGACCACCGGCCGGGGGACCGGAAGCGGTGGATGGCGGAGCTGGGGGCGGACAAGGTGCGCGTGCACCAGGTGGTGTGGCCCGGCACGCACGACTCGGCCACCAACAAGATCGGCATCCCGTTCGTGACGCGCCCCTTCGCGCAGTGCCAGTCGATGTCCGTGTACGAGCAGCTCGCCACGGGCGCGCGCGTCATCGACGTGCGCGTCCAGGAGGACCGCCGCGTCTGCCACGGCGTGCTGCCGACGTACCCCGTCGACGTGGTCCTCGACGACGTCAGGAGGTTCCTGGGCGAGACCGAGTCCGAGGTGGTCATCCTCGAGATACGCACAGAGTTCGGGAAGGAGGACCCGCCGGAGTTCGACAAATTCCTCATCGAGCAGCTCGGCGAGCACCTGATCCCGCAGGACGAGGCCGTGTTCCACAAGACCATCTCCGAGCTGCTCCCACGGCGCGTCATCTGCGTGTGGAAGCCCCGCAAGTCGCCGGCGCCCAAGCCCGGCGAGCCGCTGTGGAGCGCCGGGTACCTCAAGGACAACTGGATCGACACGGACCTGCCGGAGACCAAGTTCGAGAGCAACATCAAGTTCCTGGAGCAGCAGCGGCCGGTGGCCGACCGGAGGTTCTTCTACCGGGTGGAGAACACGGTGACGCCCAAGGCCGACAACCCGGTTCTTTGCGTGTGGCCCGTGACGAAGCGCATCCACGGGTACGCGCGGCTGTTCATCGCCGAGGTCTTCGCCAAGGGCCTCGGCGACAAGCTGCAGGTGTTCTCCACCGACTTCATCGACGGGGACTTCGTCGACGCCTGCGCCGGCGTCACCAAGGCACGCGTCGAAGGCACCGCCTGA
- the LOC133902006 gene encoding RING-H2 finger protein ATL66-like translates to MRASSGCAQEYYPGRRCLAVAAGASPPVSASASAQSLDAQRADLERALGVTTTVLFVASLLFIVLSTLYGCLCTGRPQQPDGDPGALPAAASAEETKRALEEIPVVVVQVRDDGDRGSEGGVEEEEAGECAVCLAEYAGGEEVRVLPACRHGFHRECVDRWLLTRAPTCPVCRAPIAARSKEPDAKCCAGGDAVLPVVP, encoded by the coding sequence atgcgcgcaagcagcggcTGCGCGCAAGAGTACTACCCCGGTCGCCGCTGCCTCGCAGTCGCAGCTGGGGCCTCGCCGCCGGtgtcggcctcggcctcggctcAGTCGCTTGACGCGCAGCGCGCGGACCTGGAGAGGGCGCTGGGGGTGACCACGACCGTGCTCTTCGTCGCCAGCTTGTTGTTCATCGTGCTCAGCACGCTCTACGGCTGCCTCTGCACCGGCAGGCCCCAACAACCCGACGGCGACCCGGGCGCGTTACCGGCGGCGGCGTCTGCCGAGGAGACCAAGCGCGCGCTCGAGGAGATCCCCGTGGTGGTCGTGCAGGTGCGCGACGACGGCGACCGGGGCAGCGAGGGAggcgttgaggaggaggaggccggggagTGCGCGGTGTGCCTGGCGGAGTACGCGGGCGGGGAGGAGGTGCGCGTGTTGCCCGCGTGCCGGCACGGGTTCCACCGGGAGTGCGTCGATCGGTGGCTGCTCACGCGCGCGCCCACCTGCCCCGTGTGCCGCGCCCCCATCGCCGCGCGCTCCAAGGAACCCGACGCCAAGTGCTGCGCCGGCGGCGATGCCGTGCTGCCTGTAGTCCCATAA